The proteins below are encoded in one region of Flavobacterium sp. IMCC34852:
- a CDS encoding BatD family protein — protein MKPKVHKHKKISSVSKRILILLLLITNALMAQVQFEAKVSKNTLGINERLRIEFTMNADGDNFVPPAFESSGFRVVGGPSQSVSQSWVNGKSSFNKSYIYILLPTQKGNLTIKQASIEINGQIYKTSPVKINVTNAVQLPKDPNEAPAVTADENIYLVADISKVNPYLNEPITVVYKLYFSYNIGISNWRELNKPKYNDFWSQNIDIKQLKAEDGMFKGERYRYVVLRKTVLYPQKSGRLEIEPLSLDIDCQVPTNRRNFWGQPLMVEDSKRVSAGSKIINVKPLPEAGKPEDFSGAVGQFNFKVNPSKTTLKNGESLELTVSVVGKGNLKLFSLPKPVLPSALEMYDPVHDENVSTPLTGMTGRITDKYTIIPQYKGNYQIKPIKFTYFDLASGRYKTLSSQPITINVMDGPSVASGEKTNANEVAKNKVEVAKAFAFNKQKTTLKSMEKEDFLGSGLFYSLVFLPFLAIPLLIVGKRRKEASDKDVVGNKIKKSNALAKKYLGDAKKHLGQKEPFYIALEKALHNFLKAKLNIETSDMSKEKITEILTSRNAQPETIADFIALTENCEFARYAPSSETAILQDYDKAVSIISALEKQIK, from the coding sequence ATGAAACCGAAGGTTCACAAACACAAAAAAATATCATCTGTGAGTAAACGGATTCTAATACTATTGCTGTTAATTACCAATGCACTAATGGCTCAAGTCCAGTTTGAAGCCAAAGTGAGTAAGAATACTTTGGGCATCAATGAAAGATTGCGCATTGAATTCACCATGAATGCTGATGGCGATAACTTTGTACCACCGGCTTTTGAATCCTCAGGTTTCAGAGTAGTTGGCGGTCCGAGTCAATCCGTTAGTCAGTCTTGGGTTAATGGTAAAAGTTCCTTCAACAAATCGTATATCTACATTTTATTGCCCACTCAAAAAGGGAATCTGACCATCAAACAAGCTTCCATAGAAATTAACGGACAGATATATAAAACTTCACCCGTAAAAATCAATGTGACCAATGCGGTACAATTGCCTAAAGATCCAAACGAAGCACCGGCAGTAACCGCGGATGAAAATATTTACTTGGTCGCCGATATTTCTAAAGTCAATCCCTACCTCAACGAGCCGATTACGGTGGTTTACAAATTGTACTTTAGCTACAATATAGGGATTTCCAATTGGCGCGAATTGAACAAACCCAAATACAATGATTTTTGGTCGCAAAATATCGATATCAAACAACTCAAAGCCGAAGACGGCATGTTCAAAGGCGAACGCTATCGCTATGTAGTTTTGAGAAAAACGGTACTTTACCCGCAAAAATCGGGCAGATTAGAAATTGAACCGCTTTCCTTGGATATTGATTGCCAGGTTCCTACTAACCGAAGAAATTTTTGGGGACAACCTTTGATGGTAGAAGACAGCAAACGCGTTTCAGCCGGAAGCAAAATCATCAACGTAAAACCATTGCCCGAAGCCGGAAAACCGGAAGATTTTTCGGGTGCTGTGGGTCAGTTTAATTTTAAAGTCAACCCTTCTAAAACAACGCTTAAAAACGGAGAATCACTTGAATTAACGGTAAGCGTAGTTGGAAAAGGAAACTTAAAACTATTCTCGTTACCAAAACCCGTTTTGCCTTCAGCCTTGGAAATGTATGATCCGGTACACGATGAAAATGTATCCACACCACTAACCGGAATGACAGGAAGAATAACCGACAAATACACTATCATTCCGCAATACAAAGGCAATTACCAAATCAAGCCAATTAAGTTTACGTATTTTGATTTGGCCTCAGGAAGATACAAAACCCTTTCGTCCCAACCTATAACCATTAATGTGATGGATGGACCAAGTGTGGCTTCGGGTGAAAAAACCAATGCCAATGAAGTCGCCAAAAATAAAGTAGAAGTCGCCAAAGCATTTGCCTTCAACAAGCAAAAAACGACTTTGAAATCAATGGAAAAAGAAGATTTCTTGGGTTCAGGATTGTTCTATTCTTTGGTGTTTTTACCTTTTTTAGCCATCCCATTATTGATTGTCGGCAAACGAAGAAAAGAAGCATCAGACAAGGATGTGGTTGGTAACAAAATCAAAAAATCAAATGCGTTGGCTAAGAAATATTTGGGCGATGCCAAAAAACATTTGGGGCAAAAAGAACCGTTTTATATAGCTTTGGAAAAAGCGTTACACAATTTCCTAAAAGCCAAATTGAACATAGAAACTTCGGATATGAGTAAAGAAAAAATAACCGAAATTCTAACCTCAAGAAATGCACAACCGGAAACCATTGCTGACTTTATAGCTTTAACCGAAAACTGTGAATTTGCCAGATATGCACCGTCTTCGGAAACAGCTATTCTGCAAGATTATGATAAGGCTGTGAGTATTATTTCAGCATTAGAAAAACAAATAAAATAA
- a CDS encoding tetratricopeptide repeat protein has protein sequence MNKILFILLFVTQIIWSQSTFEKGNQYYQKENYQAAINSFESILESGKESAEVYFNLGNAYYKLHKVAPAIYNYEKALLLNPNDEEIKTNLDFARKMTIDDIKVIPKVGFQKLISDFTSKYYYDTWAWIAVTFAFLFLAFFAGYYFSEKTILKRIFFFGMFVWLAGIGLSAASGFYEKNRIDNEKPAIIFAESTALKNEPKVNSPDATVLHEGTKVYILESIANWKKVELTDETSGWIEDSAIKEIK, from the coding sequence ATGAACAAAATACTCTTTATATTGCTATTCGTAACCCAAATCATTTGGTCACAATCAACTTTTGAAAAAGGCAATCAATACTATCAAAAAGAAAACTATCAAGCTGCCATAAACAGTTTTGAAAGCATACTAGAATCCGGAAAAGAATCGGCTGAAGTTTATTTTAATTTGGGCAATGCTTATTACAAATTGCATAAAGTTGCTCCGGCCATTTACAATTATGAAAAGGCGTTGTTATTAAATCCGAATGACGAAGAAATCAAAACCAACTTAGATTTCGCCCGAAAAATGACCATCGATGATATCAAAGTTATTCCGAAAGTCGGGTTCCAAAAACTGATTTCCGATTTTACTTCGAAATATTATTATGATACTTGGGCATGGATAGCAGTAACTTTTGCATTTTTGTTTTTAGCTTTTTTTGCAGGATATTATTTTTCGGAAAAAACCATCTTAAAACGCATTTTCTTTTTTGGAATGTTTGTTTGGTTGGCCGGAATCGGGCTTAGCGCAGCATCCGGATTTTATGAAAAAAACAGAATAGACAATGAAAAGCCTGCCATCATTTTTGCCGAATCTACTGCTTTAAAAAACGAACCCAAAGTGAACAGTCCGGATGCCACCGTGTTACACGAAGGAACCAAAGTTTACATCTTAGAAAGCATTGCCAACTGGAAAAAAGTAGAACTCACCGACGAAACTTCGGGTTGGATTGAGGATAGTGCGATTAAGGAAATTAAATAG
- the pheS gene encoding phenylalanine--tRNA ligase subunit alpha, whose translation MIDKIKEHIEEAKAFNTKNKEALENFRIKYLGSKGLLKELFTEFKNIPNEQKKDFGQVINTLKAVAEEKVKAIQEELESKEEVKGFYGDLTRPAEPITIGSRHPISIVKNQIIDIFSTIGFNVSEGPEIEDDWHNFTALNLPEYHPARDMQDTFFIQTNPDVLLRTHTSSVQVRYMENNKPPIRTISPGRVFRNEAVSSRSHCIFHQVEGLYIDKDVSFADLKQTLLYFTKEMFGKSKIRLRPSYFPFTEPSAEVDIYWGLKTETDYRITKGTGWLEIMGCGMVDPNVLKNCGINPEEYNGFAFGMGIERIAMLLYQIGDIRMFYENDVRFLEQFKSSI comes from the coding sequence ATGATAGATAAGATTAAAGAACACATAGAAGAAGCTAAAGCCTTCAATACCAAAAACAAAGAAGCTTTAGAAAATTTCCGTATCAAATATTTGGGCAGCAAAGGCTTGTTGAAAGAGCTGTTTACCGAATTCAAAAATATCCCGAACGAACAGAAAAAAGACTTCGGACAAGTCATCAATACTCTGAAAGCTGTTGCGGAAGAAAAAGTAAAAGCCATACAGGAAGAATTGGAAAGCAAAGAAGAAGTCAAAGGTTTCTATGGCGATTTAACGCGTCCGGCAGAACCAATTACTATTGGCTCTCGCCATCCGATATCTATTGTAAAAAACCAAATCATTGATATTTTCTCTACCATCGGATTCAACGTTTCCGAAGGTCCGGAAATCGAAGACGATTGGCACAATTTCACCGCGTTGAACCTTCCGGAATACCATCCGGCGAGAGATATGCAAGACACCTTTTTCATCCAAACCAATCCCGATGTGTTGTTGAGAACGCACACTTCATCGGTTCAGGTGCGTTATATGGAAAACAACAAACCGCCTATCCGAACCATTTCCCCGGGAAGAGTTTTCAGAAATGAAGCCGTTTCTTCGCGTTCACACTGTATATTTCATCAGGTTGAAGGTTTATATATTGACAAAGATGTTTCGTTTGCCGACTTAAAGCAAACGCTTTTGTATTTCACCAAAGAAATGTTCGGCAAGTCGAAAATCCGTTTGAGACCAAGTTATTTCCCATTTACTGAGCCAAGCGCTGAAGTTGATATTTATTGGGGATTAAAAACAGAAACCGATTACCGCATTACCAAAGGAACCGGTTGGTTAGAAATCATGGGCTGCGGAATGGTTGACCCGAACGTTTTGAAAAACTGTGGTATTAACCCAGAAGAATACAATGGTTTCGCTTTTGGTATGGGAATCGAGCGCATCGCTATGTTATTGTACCAAATCGGCGACATCCGAATGTTCTATGAAAACGACGTTCGTTTCTTGGAGCAATTCAAGTCGAGTATATAA
- a CDS encoding NAD(P)H-dependent glycerol-3-phosphate dehydrogenase gives MNESPKFAVIGGGSWATAIAKMLCVNLDEIAWYMRSQSAIDHLKAERHNPNYLSSVEFDIKKLRLTNDINEAIAYADYLIFAIPSAFLSKELEKLTVDLKDKVIFSAIKGIVPETFLIVGEHFHKEFKIPYDNIGVITGPCHAEEVALERLSYLTIACADPQKAKVVANNLSCHFIKTKISDDIIGTEYAAMLKNIYAIAAGIAHGLGYGDNFQSVIMSNAIREMKKFIRKVHKMKRNINNSAYLGDLLVTGYSVFSRNRMFGNMIGKGYTVQAAQHEMSMVAEGYYAVKSAYKLNQEYKAKTPIIDAVYEVLYEGKEAKKVFKKLTEKLD, from the coding sequence ATGAATGAATCTCCAAAATTTGCGGTTATTGGTGGCGGAAGTTGGGCTACAGCCATTGCTAAAATGCTTTGTGTTAATCTAGACGAAATTGCCTGGTACATGCGAAGCCAATCTGCCATTGACCATTTAAAAGCAGAAAGACATAATCCTAATTACTTAAGTTCTGTTGAGTTTGATATCAAAAAACTCAGATTGACCAACGATATTAATGAAGCGATTGCTTACGCAGATTATTTAATTTTTGCTATTCCTTCGGCATTCCTTAGTAAGGAATTGGAGAAACTAACCGTTGATTTAAAAGACAAAGTGATTTTCTCTGCCATTAAAGGAATTGTTCCGGAGACGTTTTTAATTGTAGGGGAACATTTTCACAAAGAGTTTAAAATTCCATATGATAATATTGGGGTGATTACCGGTCCATGTCATGCGGAAGAAGTGGCTTTAGAAAGATTATCTTATTTGACTATCGCCTGTGCAGATCCCCAAAAAGCTAAAGTAGTGGCTAATAACTTGAGCTGTCATTTTATTAAAACCAAAATATCCGATGATATCATTGGAACTGAATATGCCGCGATGCTGAAAAACATCTATGCGATTGCCGCCGGAATTGCCCACGGTTTAGGTTATGGCGATAATTTTCAATCGGTGATTATGAGCAATGCCATTCGCGAGATGAAAAAGTTTATCCGCAAAGTCCATAAGATGAAACGAAACATCAATAACTCGGCTTATTTGGGCGATTTATTGGTAACCGGTTATTCCGTATTTTCCAGAAACCGTATGTTTGGTAACATGATTGGCAAGGGTTATACGGTACAGGCAGCACAGCACGAGATGAGCATGGTAGCCGAAGGCTATTACGCCGTAAAAAGTGCTTATAAATTAAATCAAGAATACAAGGCCAAAACCCCAATTATTGATGCGGTATATGAAGTTTTATACGAAGGCAAAGAAGCCAAAAAAGTATTCAAAAAACTAACCGAAAAATTAGATTAA
- a CDS encoding iron-containing alcohol dehydrogenase — protein MLNFDLYNPTQYVFGKGQTQKLTTLVPKEAKILLAYGGGSIFKNGVYDQVKAALDGFEVIEFGGIEPNPRFETLMKAVEIIRAEKITFVLAVGGGSVIDGVKFISGAVNYEGNPIEILKKKVLFTDVTKVIPFGTVLTLPATGSEMNSGAVVTIEATQEKLTLGGSALFPKFSICDPTVIASLPKRQIQNGVVDAFTHVMEQYLTYPHDALLQDRFAESILQTLIEIGPSVVENPSDYKLASNYMWCATMALNGLIQKGVPSDWVTHMIGHELTALYEIDHARTLAIIGPNLYRVLFETKKEKLAQYGERVWNITGNSVEDKAEKAIEKTVDFFHQMGMKTKLSENTTNYENTADFIVNRFDERGWKALGEKQNVTLEKVKAIVEMSY, from the coding sequence ATGTTAAACTTCGATTTATACAATCCTACCCAATACGTTTTTGGGAAAGGACAAACACAAAAATTAACCACTTTAGTCCCGAAAGAGGCCAAAATTTTACTGGCATACGGCGGCGGCAGCATCTTTAAAAATGGTGTTTATGATCAGGTAAAAGCCGCTTTAGACGGTTTTGAAGTAATCGAATTTGGCGGAATCGAACCCAATCCTAGATTTGAAACCTTGATGAAAGCGGTGGAAATCATCAGAGCAGAAAAGATTACTTTTGTTTTAGCCGTTGGTGGCGGAAGCGTGATAGATGGTGTAAAATTCATATCGGGCGCAGTTAATTATGAAGGCAATCCCATTGAGATTTTAAAGAAAAAAGTACTGTTTACTGATGTAACCAAAGTGATTCCTTTCGGGACAGTATTGACTTTGCCGGCTACGGGAAGTGAAATGAATTCGGGCGCTGTGGTTACCATTGAAGCCACTCAGGAAAAGTTAACTTTAGGAGGCAGTGCTTTGTTCCCGAAATTCTCTATTTGCGATCCAACAGTGATTGCATCTTTACCTAAAAGGCAAATCCAAAACGGAGTTGTCGATGCTTTTACTCACGTGATGGAACAATATTTAACCTATCCGCATGATGCTTTATTACAGGACCGATTCGCAGAGAGCATTTTGCAAACCTTAATTGAAATCGGGCCAAGTGTTGTGGAAAATCCTTCCGACTATAAGTTGGCCTCCAATTATATGTGGTGTGCCACCATGGCCTTGAACGGTTTAATCCAAAAAGGTGTTCCGAGTGATTGGGTAACGCACATGATTGGTCACGAATTAACGGCCTTGTATGAAATCGACCACGCCAGAACGTTGGCTATTATTGGACCCAATTTATACCGCGTTTTATTTGAAACCAAAAAAGAGAAATTGGCGCAGTATGGAGAAAGAGTTTGGAATATCACAGGCAATTCAGTAGAAGACAAAGCGGAGAAAGCCATTGAGAAAACCGTTGATTTTTTCCATCAAATGGGTATGAAAACCAAGCTCTCAGAAAACACAACGAATTATGAAAACACAGCGGATTTTATTGTCAATCGTTTTGATGAAAGAGGTTGGAAAGCGTTAGGCGAAAAACAAAACGTTACTTTGGAAAAAGTTAAGGCTATAGTTGAAATGAGCTATTAA
- the nadD gene encoding nicotinate (nicotinamide) nucleotide adenylyltransferase, translating into MKIGLYFGTFNPIHVGHLIIANHMAEHSDLEQIWMIVTPHNPLKQKNTLLDDYQRLHLVRLATEDYPKIKPSDIEFKLPQPNYTVNTLAHLMEKYPQHEFSLIMGEDNLKSFHKWKNYEYILQHHDIYIYPRVSEEVENSALKNHPRIHKIDAPIVEISATFIREGIKNKKNIRPLLPHNVWEYLDHNNFYRK; encoded by the coding sequence ATGAAAATTGGTTTATATTTCGGCACCTTTAACCCTATCCATGTTGGGCATTTGATTATTGCCAATCATATGGCCGAGCATTCGGATTTGGAGCAAATTTGGATGATAGTAACGCCACACAATCCGTTGAAACAGAAAAACACTTTGTTAGATGATTATCAACGGTTGCATTTGGTAAGATTGGCCACCGAAGACTATCCGAAAATCAAACCTTCCGACATCGAATTTAAATTGCCGCAACCGAATTATACCGTAAATACTTTAGCGCATTTGATGGAAAAATATCCGCAACATGAGTTCTCTTTAATCATGGGCGAAGACAATTTGAAATCCTTTCACAAGTGGAAAAACTACGAGTATATTTTACAACATCACGATATTTATATTTACCCCAGAGTTTCGGAAGAAGTCGAAAATTCAGCTTTAAAAAACCATCCGAGAATTCACAAAATCGATGCGCCGATAGTTGAAATTTCGGCTACGTTTATTCGAGAAGGAATCAAAAACAAAAAAAATATTCGCCCATTATTGCCTCACAATGTTTGGGAATATTTAGACCACAATAACTTTTACCGAAAGTAA
- the gmk gene encoding guanylate kinase, which yields MNKGKLLVFSAPSGSGKTTIVRHLLAQPELNLEFSISAATREPRGQEEHGKDYYFMSIEDFKKHIKAEDFIEWEEVYRDNFYGTLKSEVERIWAKGKNVIFDIDVAGGLRIKHKFPEETLAVFVKPPSVDELKRRLKERSTESDEKINMRIAKAHVELATAPQFDTIIKNYDLDVAKAEAYELVKEFVK from the coding sequence ATGAACAAAGGAAAATTATTAGTATTCTCAGCGCCATCCGGTTCGGGGAAAACCACCATAGTAAGACATTTATTAGCGCAACCGGAGTTGAACTTAGAATTCTCTATTTCGGCTGCAACTCGTGAACCGAGAGGACAGGAAGAACACGGCAAAGATTACTATTTTATGTCGATTGAAGACTTCAAAAAACACATTAAAGCCGAGGATTTTATCGAATGGGAAGAAGTGTATCGCGATAATTTTTACGGCACTTTAAAAAGTGAAGTAGAACGCATTTGGGCCAAAGGCAAAAACGTAATTTTCGACATTGATGTGGCCGGAGGATTGCGTATCAAACACAAGTTTCCCGAAGAAACATTGGCAGTTTTTGTCAAACCGCCCAGTGTTGACGAGCTCAAACGCCGTTTAAAAGAGCGCTCTACCGAAAGCGATGAAAAAATCAATATGCGTATCGCCAAAGCCCACGTAGAATTAGCCACTGCACCACAATTTGATACCATCATCAAAAATTATGATTTGGATGTCGCCAAAGCGGAAGCGTATGAGTTGGTGAAAGAATTTGTAAAATAA
- a CDS encoding YicC/YloC family endoribonuclease: protein MIQSMTGFGKATLQLPTKKITVEIKSLNSKGLDLNTRMPSVFREMELGLRNQISQRLERGKIDFSLYVEVTGEETSSKINVPIVKGYINQMKAVIPNADETELMKMAVRMPDALKTERDEIDENEWKQIQTVIDEALENIAQFRKDEGVSLEKEFLHRIANIMTLMNNAVAYDAERVETVKTRLRTALDELKENVDENRFEQELIFYLEKYDITEEKVRLENHLNYFIETLAGTEANGRKLGFITQEMGREINTMGSKSNHSEMQKLVVMMKDELEKIKEQVLNVL, encoded by the coding sequence ATGATACAATCGATGACCGGTTTTGGGAAAGCGACTTTGCAATTACCAACCAAAAAAATTACCGTAGAAATCAAATCGCTAAACAGCAAGGGTTTGGATTTAAACACGCGTATGCCTTCTGTTTTCAGAGAAATGGAACTCGGTTTGCGCAACCAAATTTCACAACGATTAGAACGCGGAAAAATTGATTTTTCACTCTATGTTGAGGTAACCGGCGAAGAAACTTCTTCTAAAATCAATGTGCCGATTGTCAAAGGATATATCAACCAAATGAAAGCCGTAATCCCAAATGCCGATGAGACCGAATTGATGAAAATGGCCGTCAGAATGCCCGATGCCTTGAAAACCGAGCGCGACGAAATTGACGAAAACGAATGGAAGCAAATTCAAACCGTGATTGACGAAGCTTTGGAAAATATTGCTCAGTTTCGCAAGGACGAAGGCGTTTCATTGGAAAAAGAGTTTTTGCATCGCATTGCCAATATCATGACGTTGATGAACAATGCGGTTGCTTATGATGCCGAAAGAGTGGAAACGGTTAAAACAAGATTGAGAACAGCTTTAGATGAATTAAAAGAAAACGTAGACGAGAATCGTTTCGAACAAGAATTGATTTTTTACCTCGAAAAATACGACATCACCGAAGAGAAAGTGCGTTTGGAAAATCACTTAAATTATTTCATAGAAACCTTAGCCGGAACCGAAGCCAACGGAAGAAAATTAGGCTTCATCACTCAGGAAATGGGTAGAGAAATCAACACCATGGGTTCAAAATCAAACCATTCCGAAATGCAGAAATTGGTCGTGATGATGAAAGATGAGTTGGAGAAGATTAAGGAACAGGTTTTAAATGTATTATAA
- a CDS encoding DMT family transporter codes for MSKRDWALLAATMVSLIYGVSFTIAKDVMPTYVKPYGFILLRVFGATILFWLVSFFGPKEKIQRQDFPRIIVAAFFGVALNMLTFFKGLSYTSPISSAVIMVTTPIIVLILSAIIMKERMEIRKIIGILLGLFGTAFLILYGKSMGNATNASLGNFLVFINAVSYGFYLIIVKKLMDKYNAFTFVKWIYTFGLLMVIPFGWSEYQEIQWQSIPVTILWEIGFVIVFTTFFTYLFNLVSMRELKPTTVAVFIYLQPLFATIFAMSLGKDQLTWVKLVSASLIFVGVYLVTKKVKSN; via the coding sequence ATGAGTAAGCGCGATTGGGCCTTATTGGCAGCAACAATGGTTTCGCTGATTTATGGGGTATCGTTTACGATTGCTAAAGATGTTATGCCAACTTACGTAAAACCATACGGGTTTATTTTGCTTAGGGTTTTTGGAGCTACGATTTTATTTTGGCTGGTTTCTTTTTTTGGTCCAAAAGAAAAAATCCAACGACAAGATTTTCCAAGAATTATTGTGGCAGCTTTCTTTGGCGTAGCTTTAAACATGCTCACCTTTTTCAAAGGATTGAGTTATACCTCGCCTATTTCTTCGGCAGTGATTATGGTAACCACACCGATTATTGTTCTGATTTTATCCGCCATCATCATGAAAGAGCGTATGGAAATTCGGAAAATCATAGGGATTCTGCTCGGCCTTTTCGGAACTGCTTTTCTCATTTTATATGGCAAATCAATGGGCAATGCTACGAATGCTTCTTTGGGTAATTTCCTTGTTTTTATTAACGCCGTTTCCTATGGTTTTTACCTGATAATCGTTAAAAAACTAATGGACAAATACAACGCTTTTACCTTTGTCAAATGGATTTACACTTTTGGTTTACTAATGGTCATTCCTTTTGGTTGGAGCGAATATCAGGAAATTCAATGGCAAAGCATTCCTGTAACAATCCTGTGGGAAATTGGTTTTGTAATCGTGTTTACCACATTCTTTACTTACTTGTTCAACTTAGTTTCCATGCGGGAATTGAAGCCGACAACCGTAGCCGTTTTTATTTATCTCCAACCACTTTTTGCAACCATCTTCGCTATGAGTTTAGGCAAAGATCAACTGACTTGGGTTAAATTGGTATCGGCAAGTTTAATATTTGTCGGCGTTTATTTGGTTACCAAAAAAGTAAAGAGCAACTAA
- a CDS encoding arsenate reductase family protein, translating into MRKIYFLKTCSTCQRILKSLPNLDSFQLQDIKTEPMTVKQVDEMAQMAGSYEALFSKRATLYKEMGLKEEKLSEVDFKRYILEHYTFLSRPVIIANGKIFVGNSPKVVQQAIDFLSNE; encoded by the coding sequence ATGCGAAAAATATACTTTCTCAAAACCTGCAGTACGTGTCAACGCATTTTAAAATCGTTGCCCAATTTAGATTCTTTTCAACTGCAAGACATTAAAACCGAACCGATGACGGTAAAGCAAGTCGATGAAATGGCACAAATGGCGGGCAGTTATGAAGCACTTTTCAGCAAAAGAGCTACGCTTTATAAAGAAATGGGTTTAAAAGAGGAAAAGCTTTCGGAAGTTGATTTCAAGAGATACATTTTGGAACACTATACGTTTTTGTCGCGTCCGGTAATCATTGCCAATGGTAAAATATTTGTGGGCAACAGCCCAAAAGTAGTACAACAAGCCATAGATTTTTTGTCGAATGAGTAA
- a CDS encoding DinB family protein, producing the protein MDASFKIWETNRQLYLKLINNYSLEQLNKIPEGFSNNLVWNLGHIIVAQQGLVYRLSGLPINVSDEMNEKYRNGSKPTGTTTQAELDELKMLLFSLLEQTKEDFAAGKFVTYNEYTTGTGFHLANIKDAIEFNNYHEGLHFGFMMNIRKFI; encoded by the coding sequence ATGGACGCATCATTCAAAATCTGGGAAACCAACCGACAGTTATATCTCAAATTAATCAACAACTATTCTTTGGAACAACTAAACAAAATTCCTGAAGGATTCAGCAATAATTTGGTTTGGAATTTAGGCCATATCATTGTGGCGCAACAAGGTTTGGTTTACCGTCTTTCGGGATTGCCAATCAATGTTAGTGACGAAATGAATGAAAAGTACAGAAACGGTTCTAAACCAACAGGAACCACAACACAAGCCGAATTAGACGAGCTGAAAATGCTTCTTTTTTCACTTTTGGAACAAACCAAAGAAGATTTTGCGGCCGGAAAATTTGTTACTTACAATGAATATACAACCGGAACCGGATTTCATTTGGCCAATATAAAAGACGCTATAGAATTTAATAATTATCATGAAGGATTGCATTTTGGTTTTATGATGAATATTCGAAAATTTATATAA
- a CDS encoding YoaK family protein produces MLRKYSNSRSLSDNIKLGTLSAFSAGMVNIGSLLLFFSFSSNVTGHYAILAAEIVKGNLYQIAVVFSWIFLFFLGSFVSNLFVIHLNQKNSYIAHSIPLILEIICLMMVGFYGEYFYKETLAETEILLALMLFAMGLQNGLTASISNFTVKTTHLTGTTTDLGILFSMFTKKEFRNNEALKGRAKLLLYITAFYLIGAITAGFTYVYLNFKMFYLVSLVLIVIIIYDLSKLKLKMYWHQRKLIRLNFDNVIRMEKGKEESVAS; encoded by the coding sequence ATGCTCAGAAAATATAGTAATAGCCGATCACTCTCAGACAATATAAAGCTAGGGACATTATCCGCATTTTCTGCCGGTATGGTTAATATTGGCTCGCTGTTGCTGTTCTTTTCTTTTTCTTCTAACGTAACAGGACATTATGCCATTTTAGCCGCCGAAATTGTCAAAGGAAACTTGTACCAAATTGCAGTCGTTTTTTCCTGGATATTTTTGTTCTTTTTGGGGAGTTTTGTTTCCAATTTATTTGTCATTCACCTCAATCAAAAGAACAGTTATATCGCGCATTCAATTCCGCTTATTTTGGAAATCATTTGTTTGATGATGGTTGGGTTTTATGGAGAATACTTTTATAAAGAAACTTTGGCCGAAACCGAAATATTGTTAGCACTTATGCTTTTCGCCATGGGTTTACAAAACGGTTTAACCGCCAGCATTTCAAATTTCACGGTCAAAACAACCCATTTAACCGGAACAACCACTGATTTAGGTATTCTTTTTTCGATGTTTACCAAAAAAGAATTCCGCAATAATGAAGCCTTAAAAGGAAGAGCCAAATTGTTGCTTTACATCACCGCTTTCTATTTGATTGGTGCGATCACCGCCGGGTTTACTTATGTTTATTTGAACTTCAAAATGTTCTATTTAGTAAGTTTAGTCTTGATTGTAATCATTATTTACGATTTGTCAAAACTCAAACTGAAAATGTATTGGCATCAAAGAAAATTAATACGACTCAATTTTGATAATGTCATCAGAATGGAAAAAGGAAAAGAAGAATCAGTAGCTTCTTAA